gggGAAACTTTTTGCCCAACATCAAAAGTTCCTACATAAAGCAGTGTAATTTTGACTTTGAGACTAACATGTATTGTCCGATATTCAAAGTGGGGGATGTGATCCGATTTGCACAACAGGACTTTACTACTCTTGCTAAAAAAGTgagtgttattttaattatttatttatttgtttaatttacccCTCGCTTTCTACTGTAATTAacgtattttatgtatatttatttatgtgatttttgCATTGCTTCTATGCAACAATTCAATAAATAAGTAATTCTATAAAAGTAATTTGGCCAGTTAGTTCCTGATATTTACCTCCACCAATGGAAATAGTTTAAAAGACAACAAAGAAATAcctgttgttttaaataataactgtttttataaaagtATCTAATaagtgttatataaaaaaaatctgaaaatggcATTATCTTTATTTCTCCTTAAGTGCAAAAGCAAATTGGATTTATGTAAggtatctctctctttctttctctcagggGGGAGTGATAGGGATAAAAATAGCATGGCTATGTGATTTAGACAAGGCAGATGATGAGTGCAAGCCGACCTACTCCTTCACTCGCCTGGACGCCATGTCAGCAAAGACCACTGTGTCTCCAGGATACAACTTCAGGTTCTAGAAGCTTTTGTTTCCACCTTAAAGTTGAATGAAGAATGCTGCAGTCTGCAGAGCTCTAATTATACTGCACAAGCAAACACATATACTTCATTCATATGAATCCTGATTGTTCACAGTTGTTACTCACGAAACTTTTAGAGTGGCCCCcatactacactcttaaaaataaaggtgcttcacaataccatagaagaaccttttttgtttaacccctttacgtgcaaacatcgccgacggccccagtttattattgtttcactttcacagcacattaaacatcactgtcttacttcatctggacaaactgtgcatcaattgaaagtttaaagactctagcttcgatatttgaccaatattttgataaaacattgttgcagtgacagatatttagtgatttatgtcagaagtgcaaaataataaatccgtattatgccatattttgaatagaaattcaccactcactcatattcagtcacgtcaagagcggtttatttgtgttcacatagactcactgaacagcgtcaataaggatttatagaccaaagatgcatatctgcagagatatatggatatatttactgatttttacttcatatttcttcagacagaatcgtcatttctattcattttccacggatttacgcgatctgatgataaacagcctctcccagcgatctgtgtgtgtgcgcagaggtcacagctcgtgctgtgtgtggctcagactctgattgggccttgccagtgtcaatcttagagtgtcatatatggacaccgccacatcgtgtcacatgcttcctgcacacttcctggtagttatctggccaaaacaacactgaaacacctctgtacacacgaaatatccgaataataaacccgcgattacgatagtaaagcttggtatgagaatttatTGAGAACCacatggcatcactgtgaagaaccttttattcaccttgttttgtataaaaagtgtgtgtaaaatattacataaaggcACTGAGTTGTTTAAAGTTAAGAGGTTTGATAATCCTTATTTGTCTAAATCTTTGTCCTTAGGTATGCAAAGTATTTTCAAATGGAGAACGGGACCGAGTATCGCACTCTGCTGAAAGCCTATGCTATCAGATTTGATGTGCTGGTTAATGGAGATGTGAGTTTAAATtaacatgtttgtgtattttcaaTGCAAGTCTTAGCGTAATAGCTCATTACATCTTCTCTTTAAAGGCAGGAAAATTTGACATGATCCCAACCTTAATCAACATGGTTGCTGCCTTCACTTCTGTTGGCGTGGTATGTTTCTTCATTACTAGATTCTGTGCATGATCATTAAACCGTGCAAAATGCAATCCATATATAGCTTTTAAGTACACTTATTCAGTGtacttacatttttaacataCAAAATTCTTAGAAAATAACTTGTCAGTCAATTCAATCAAAAATGGCAGCAggagctaagaaaaaaaaaagtgtgtgtgacaGTCCTGCTCTGTCTTGCCAGTTACTAAGCACAACACTTTTACCGCAGTTCTGAGCACGAAACAactcaaataatgaaaatgtgttaaaTCATCTGAAATGTGACCCAAGTGAGAAGTGAACAAACTGCCTGGCTGGCCCCAGATCTTCAGGAAAGATCGATCAGAATAGACATAATTTACTTGTATAATGGAGACACTTTATGGAAACCAGGTAATGTCTCAGAGAGCAACATGCCAGTTCTTTTGTATAATCTACAGTATATTTATCTTTTTGCATAACAATAATTTTCATGACATCAGTTTTACCTCCATCCTCAACTTGAACATTTTGAGACCAGTATATAAGGACCCATGTCAGTGGACAAAACTATcgtttttcttaatgtttttgttgttgttgttgttgtttgtttgtttgtttttatattttagggTACAGTGCTTTGTGACATCATTCTGCTCAACTTTTTGAAAGGAGCTGACCAATACAAGGCCAAGAAATTTGAAGAGGTTTGCATTTTTCGACAACAGCATTACATCTATCTAGTtaggatgaaaatgaaaataatctttGCCTGTCTGTCTCATGCTCTGTTTGTAGGTATCAAATTCACATGTTCAGAGCAGTAATTCACTGTACAGGAGCAGAGACCACAGCGAGCATTCAATCAAAACTGATGAGAAGTTCTTCACCGACTCCGGAGCATTTTCCATTGAACGTTATAGTTAATAGTGCCGATCACAGgaattaaatcagaaaaaaaacatagttcttcattaaatgcatttcataCAAGTAATAATTGATATAATTTTTTCCACTAAACTTAGACTATTCCACATAAAACAGTTTAGACCTATATTATAgcattatacataaataaataaatatttagcctCCATAAACAAATTTCTGAAACTGAATCCCCCCCATTTTACATAAGGAATATTTTAACTATAGCCGTGGCCCCAATCTTAAACGTCTCAAATCAAAATCAATCAGTCAAAATCAATTATTTGCCTGAGTGATCTCTATTTTGTAAGTATTAAATAGTAAGTATGTATGCTCATAGTGTTTGCATGGAGATGACTAGTAAttagttaataatatttaataaatcatgTGATTGTATAGTATACCAAATgtatgtgttgttttttatcttGTGATACTGTTTATTGTTCAACTAATTGTTAAAGTATATCAGTCACACCTTTGGCAAAGTATGGCCAGGGTAACATTGCATGATCATTTTTTATTCTAAACTATAAcatgttgttacttttttatacCACCACTAATTCCATTCCTTTGCTCGTAGACTTTGATGCAGGTTATGGGGAGACTCAGGGaaataaaagaaattacatttacttGTCATTtgtaatatacataaaatgttcTCATCTTAATTATTGATTTATGACACAGAAACAAGACTGACAAAATATCTCTATCAATGACTCAATGTCCAatttaagagtaaaaaaatacATGGTTAACATTAGAAGATTAACACTACTAAAAGCTTTAGGTTTTCAGTATGAAAACTgctgaaaaagtatcacagttcaaatgcagtaaaaaaaaagtgagaagtGGGAGTTGTAAAAAATGAACGTATACTAGTATTTTTTACATAAGGAGAAATACATTTACTAAGCTAAAAGAGAAGATATTAAGCTCTACAGTCATTTTCAGACTTTCTTGAAAATATCAAAGTTTTTAGTCAGATAAACAGTGCATGCATTCAGCTTGTTATTTCCATTATCTGTACTTTGCAATGTGAAAAGTAGCAATTCAAATTTTAAGAGATCAGCAACTGTGTCTGTAACCACATGGGACAGTGGTATAACGGTCTTGTGTGGTAAAAGAACACGCTTTCTTAATTATGTTGCACATTTACAGTAGGTTAAAAGTGTTTGCCTAACAGCACCAAAATAATACCTGTCTAACGTGTCTAACGTGTCTAAATTTAGTCAATccaatttttattatatactttttttatatttgtaatgcaataaaaatgcatGCCATGCATGAGCTTCTACAGTATGTCTAACTCCATTAAATACTATAAAGGCTGAACTACAGACACTACTATCTTAACATCATTGAGATagtattatatattcattttgggttaatttcttttaaaatgtacttaaggTGTAAGGATATTTTAGTTCAAGTtacactaaatgaaaattaaaaatgttaattttaaattgaAGCGGAggggttttatattttatttcatttttttttcatttttttaaatttatttaaatatctaattttttttttaaatggttttagttctagttaactataataaccctggttatAGAAAGGGAGGAGTTGTGAAAAAGTACACAGCTACAGACTTAAGACAAACTAAAAGTTCTGAGGGAACAGAGAAGACAAGAGTGGAAGGATTGCAGTGGTAAGTCCTcttcttcaacaaaaacatttcttgtttCCAGAAACCATAATATATTTTGTCCTTAttgcagccaaaaaaaaaaaaaaaaaattgggtaaccatctattattatatgtattataaattataatattataaataaataaaaagaaaaatgtctttaaaaatcaaattttattaaaacaactgtGAGTTTCCACAGATAAAGTTTTCTCCTTTAAAGTGAAGCAAGAATGAAGTCTTTCAGCTTTTTATTGGTGACTCTCCTCTTGGGACATTGCAGCGTCTTAACAATTGAGAGAGGTGATgttgaacatttatttaatttactaaaaTACGACAACACTCTATTTTAACGACAACACtctaaaagtttttttcttttgccaATTATGTTTCCATATAGAACATTATGCTTATAACCTTTTAATTGCACAAAATGTTCttcaaattttttatatttttcattagaaaagaaaaaattatatattcgcTAAAATATTCTGTGGGGAACCTGTGAGGAATTCTTCTACTGTTAACACCACTGTGAAAACAcacttttggaaaaaaaaattctaagaatAAAGGATAAATTTGGTGCATAATGTTGTCATTTAGATGAGGCTGCTGGACATACAAGTCTATCATCAGGCTGTGTTCTGCCTAAACAATGTCCAATGACTGGCTATGAGGACTGGTACAGAGTGGGGTCACGCTGTGTCAAATACTTTGGCAACCCTCTCAACTTCTCTGATGCTGAGGTAAGTCGTTTCACTGGAACAAAATCACATGTTCACATGCTCCAAATTATTCTttccacattttcattttcattttcattgacaTTGTTGCTCTTCCCGTACAGTACAACTGCAGAAACCAAGCCCCTGGTGGACACCTGGTGTCAGTGCATAACTCAGAGGCTAATGATGATCTGCTCTGCATTGTGATCAGGTTTAACCCACAAAACCTGCGCATCTGGATCGGAGGCTTTGAGTTTTTTCAGGTAAATGAcacagactgttttttttttttttttacattttctttaaaatgtgtcTCACTCTCTCAGTCTGGTAGATTCATCTGGACTGATGGTTCCTCCTGGAACTATCAAACTTGGACACCTGGTGAGCCTAACAACTGGAACTCCAGAGAAGACTGTGTGGAAATGAACTTTAATCGTAAGGGTTTCACCTTACCATTTTACCAATAAATCTATTTACTGGTAAAATCATTACATGATTagtatgaaatataatttataatctatATTGATTATTCATTCATTGTTGCTTTTTTTCCTATTTTCTTACTTTTTCAGATGTTGGCAAATGGAATGACTTAGCTTGTCATGATAAACAAAACTACATCTGTGGCTTCAAAGTGAAGACAACTTTGACTCAGACTTTGGGCCtagactgaactttttttttatcattgcatgAAACCTTCAGCATGAAACATTgtctaaaaatgtgaaaatgcaatgtgttttcaaatgaataaaaatttgtattctaataaaaataatgagTTGTGGAATAAGATCTGCTGTGCTGCtatgctgttgctgctgctgcaggGCAAGTACCTAGACTTGcttctgccaatacatccacaacatatGGATATGAGCATATAAGAAATACTGCTGTGGCACATACAGTATAACATATGAATAACCCCCATAGCATACAATGAATCACCTAATAGCAAagctatacaggtggagctggggaaggtggaggattACTGAAGCACACTGCAAACTGAAACAGTAAACACTAGCCTAGTATTTGAGTGTTAAGCAACGAGCTCATTGGCTACTGATACaagagagaaccaatcagctgtgccatgggATAATAGAGCCTTTCGCCAAATTATCTCCTACtccggagcagggtctaaccagcacaactgatACTATCGGTGATGTAAATATACATTGATTGGCCAGATGCGTTCCAAAACTATGcaatgtaaacatactgtaaacatactgtaaacatactgtaaacattgtgtcaacttattttgcaagtatgatgaacagcaaTAGATATACAgacgctgaagtgcaggcacttgtagcagatgtagcactgccagttttCTCTGGAGATTCTTAGTCCTCATTTCTGTTCTTTCAATCACTTTATGCATAtgtcgacattccatgtccattattgtgaaacctgtgagacacaacaaaaacacagctctgatCACAGCATCCTCCATCATCCAGTTTTAACCGTTGTTCTTCTGTTTTCATTGTTGAACGTCGTGCACAAACGACATCGCTGTCAGCCGACTTACATCACTTACCAGTACACACTGTCAAGTAATGAAGGCAACCTTTTAACCCTTTCAGTGGTAAGTTTAAAATATTCCATCGGTCATTTTGTTATATGATGTATTTACAAACTTGTTTATCATGTCATGAACAATCTGATAttgaaaatatgttcaaatgagtgtgttttgtcatttaaacacctttataaatgATCTCTATAGTGATCTGTAACTTGAGATGGGCGCCACCATGTTTGTTTGTGCCGAAGTTCAGAGAGCCCAGTCAATCTGATTTAGGGGTTCAGGGGTTCATAATCGGAgattgttaaaggggtcatgaactgacccccgggtttttttttttttttgtactgttatataa
This is a stretch of genomic DNA from Carassius auratus strain Wakin unplaced genomic scaffold, ASM336829v1 scaf_tig00019387, whole genome shotgun sequence. It encodes these proteins:
- the LOC113076240 gene encoding P2X purinoceptor 3-like — protein: MQQCSGKMWSCITDFFTYETTKSVVVKSWTIGIINRVVQLLIITYFIGWVFLYEKAYQVRDTAIESSVMTKVKGFGEYNNRIMDVADYVTPTQGASVFCVITKLITTENQVQGYCPESDLKLKCNSDVDCKKLMSKPSSNGLLTGRCVPFNTNQKTCEIKGWCPAEIDEIQPNPMMEVENFTIFIKNSIRFPRFNFTKGNFLPNIKSSYIKQCNFDFETNMYCPIFKVGDVIRFAQQDFTTLAKKGGVIGIKIAWLCDLDKADDECKPTYSFTRLDAMSAKTTVSPGYNFRYAKYFQMENGTEYRTLLKAYAIRFDVLVNGDAGKFDMIPTLINMVAAFTSVGVGTVLCDIILLNFLKGADQYKAKKFEEVSNSHVQSSNSLYRSRDHSEHSIKTDEKFFTDSGAFSIERYS
- the LOC113076235 gene encoding lectin-like codes for the protein MKSFSFLLVTLLLGHCSVLTIERDEAAGHTSLSSGCVLPKQCPMTGYEDWYRVGSRCVKYFGNPLNFSDAEYNCRNQAPGGHLVSVHNSEANDDLLCIVIRFNPQNLRIWIGGFEFFQSGRFIWTDGSSWNYQTWTPGEPNNWNSREDCVEMNFNHVGKWNDLACHDKQNYICGFKVKTTLTQTLGLD